A genomic region of Paenibacillus sp. PL2-23 contains the following coding sequences:
- a CDS encoding DMT family transporter — MSLWIAIGSAVLFGMAGWWMKVSQMKQGSTQKLLRGLYAAGAAGFGIHSALQGSLSDLSRLDVWCAGVIIGAGSAWGNSLFMKALQYGPASLTSPMTNANIVLVVAMSTFWYHEPLSALQGLGITLLLAAVALIAYKRKEKLTITEKRWFLLVLLAIAMFALRNGGLKVTDELGLSSAPILFIAYTLSLAWFLMPAQERSTAAANRTGLRLGLAAGIFSYGGLQLYALAIETGQANLAAPIFATNSLVVAAGSILWYKERLTATQIAAFLCLLAGLIVIRL, encoded by the coding sequence ATGTCGTTATGGATTGCCATTGGCAGCGCCGTCCTATTCGGAATGGCAGGCTGGTGGATGAAGGTTTCACAGATGAAGCAAGGCTCAACGCAAAAGCTGCTTCGGGGACTCTATGCAGCCGGAGCAGCAGGCTTCGGCATACACAGCGCGCTGCAGGGCAGCCTAAGCGATTTATCGCGGCTTGATGTATGGTGCGCGGGCGTCATCATTGGCGCAGGCTCCGCATGGGGCAACTCGTTATTCATGAAGGCGCTGCAGTATGGCCCAGCCAGCCTCACATCGCCGATGACGAATGCCAACATCGTGCTGGTCGTAGCTATGTCTACGTTCTGGTATCATGAGCCATTAAGCGCGCTTCAGGGCTTAGGCATCACTCTGCTGCTGGCGGCCGTCGCGCTAATCGCCTACAAACGCAAGGAGAAGCTGACCATTACCGAGAAACGCTGGTTCCTTCTGGTCCTTCTCGCCATCGCGATGTTTGCCCTGCGGAACGGCGGCCTTAAGGTGACGGACGAGCTCGGGCTGTCCAGCGCCCCCATCCTGTTCATCGCCTACACGCTGTCGCTGGCCTGGTTTCTTATGCCCGCCCAAGAGCGCTCCACAGCCGCCGCCAATCGAACGGGCTTGCGGCTGGGGCTGGCAGCCGGCATATTCTCTTATGGCGGCCTGCAGCTTTATGCGCTTGCCATCGAGACGGGCCAAGCCAATCTCGCTGCGCCGATATTCGCAACGAACAGCCTGGTCGTTGCCGCTGGCTCCATCCTCTGGTACAAGGAGAGACTAA
- a CDS encoding histidinol-phosphatase encodes MKFDLHTHHFRCGHADGSIEDYIEAGIKHGLQVIGISDHSPYFYHDEDHPSPGIAMARSEFANYVQEVLRLKEKFAGRIEVLLGMESDYFPQYAEAYREAYKGVPFDYLIGSVHQVSGVSIFNRNRWTKLDEAAHILEKKSYYELIEQSARAGMFDILGHIDAMKGYYPAFSDIPAHEHIDNALRTIGECGVAIEINTSGSTKDVGGWYPSDDLLERALHYNVKVTFGSDAHVPSRVGDEWELVAKRLKEIGFTEWVFYRKRQPVAVPL; translated from the coding sequence ATGAAGTTTGATTTGCACACGCATCATTTCCGTTGCGGCCACGCTGACGGCAGCATCGAGGATTATATTGAAGCCGGAATTAAGCATGGACTTCAGGTCATTGGCATCTCGGATCACTCCCCTTACTTCTATCACGATGAGGATCACCCATCTCCGGGCATTGCGATGGCCAGAAGCGAATTTGCGAATTATGTCCAGGAAGTGCTCCGGCTGAAGGAGAAGTTCGCGGGCAGAATTGAAGTGCTGCTCGGCATGGAATCGGATTATTTCCCCCAATATGCGGAGGCATACCGTGAAGCGTACAAGGGAGTTCCGTTCGATTATTTGATCGGCTCCGTTCACCAGGTGAGCGGCGTCAGCATCTTCAACCGAAATCGCTGGACGAAGCTGGACGAAGCGGCTCATATCCTTGAGAAAAAGAGCTACTATGAGCTTATTGAGCAATCCGCCCGCGCAGGCATGTTCGATATATTGGGCCATATCGACGCTATGAAGGGATATTATCCCGCTTTTTCGGATATTCCTGCGCATGAGCACATCGATAACGCGCTTCGTACAATTGGCGAATGCGGAGTGGCGATCGAGATTAATACCTCAGGCAGCACCAAGGATGTAGGCGGCTGGTATCCGTCCGACGATTTGCTGGAGAGAGCGCTTCATTACAACGTGAAGGTGACGTTCGGCTCTGACGCCCATGTGCCTTCGCGAGTCGGGGACGAATGGGAGCTCGTGGCGAAGCGATTGAAGGAGATCGGCTTCACCGAGTGGGTGTTCTACCGCAAGAGACAGCCCGTTGCTGTGCCTCTATAA
- a CDS encoding LysR family transcriptional regulator: protein MNISQLETLLTISKTMSFRKAGELLNLTQPAVSAQIKSLEDEFKTVLIDRNQPVTLTDHGRVFLEHAERVLAIVEELKQKLDDLNHTPQGHILLGTTSSIAIQILPRVLSYFQNQFPLIKTTIHTMPSSQVMACVENGSVDVGITYITEKNPNIASSVLYYDTFELVVSPENPLSKLNHTTLDQLKDVPMIMLAPDTLGRKFVDALFRQYNIQPNIIMELSSSEEVKRMVEIDLGAAIVSKLSIPSELKRGTLKLIKVHELEATHPVGVVYKSGRYLNTAMQQFLSDLKGMPEHQFISSE from the coding sequence ATGAATATCAGCCAGCTGGAGACGCTCCTGACCATCTCCAAGACGATGAGCTTCCGCAAGGCGGGCGAGCTGCTTAATCTAACGCAGCCTGCCGTATCCGCGCAAATCAAAAGTCTGGAGGACGAGTTCAAGACTGTCCTGATCGACCGCAACCAGCCCGTCACGCTGACGGATCACGGCCGCGTGTTCCTGGAGCATGCGGAGCGCGTCCTCGCTATCGTGGAGGAGCTGAAGCAGAAGCTCGACGATTTGAATCACACGCCGCAAGGCCATATCCTGTTAGGCACCACTTCATCCATCGCTATCCAAATATTGCCGAGGGTCCTGTCTTATTTTCAGAACCAGTTCCCGCTTATCAAAACAACCATTCACACCATGCCCTCCTCCCAAGTCATGGCTTGTGTCGAGAATGGTTCCGTGGATGTTGGCATAACCTACATAACGGAGAAAAATCCGAACATTGCCTCATCCGTCCTTTATTACGATACGTTCGAGCTGGTCGTATCCCCGGAGAATCCGCTGAGCAAGCTGAACCATACCACGCTGGACCAATTGAAGGACGTGCCTATGATCATGCTGGCGCCCGATACGCTGGGCAGGAAGTTTGTCGACGCGCTGTTCCGCCAATACAACATTCAGCCCAATATTATTATGGAGCTGTCCAGCAGCGAAGAAGTGAAACGGATGGTCGAGATTGATCTTGGCGCCGCCATTGTATCCAAGCTTTCAATTCCGTCCGAGCTGAAGCGCGGCACATTGAAGCTGATCAAGGTGCATGAGCTGGAAGCAACGCACCCCGTCGGTGTCGTCTACAAATCCGGTCGATACCTGAATACCGCGATGCAGCAGTTTTTGAGCGATTTGAAGGGCATGCCGGAGCATCAATTCATAAGCAGCGAGTAG
- the corA gene encoding magnesium/cobalt transporter CorA, whose product MKIRHVSNGIFTTVDQIEGTLVAPAEGFYWIDADVEDLVVLQPLFGMHDLAVEDCLNEEEQRPKIEIYESHYFIVINSIRFDDEEIFLRALNIFLGQHYIITVTKQKINELRSLKPILWEQEVSRPDQFLYYLTDLVVDNYFLVGDRIDNRIETLEEAILMHTRKSHLNEIIGLRGEILWVRKVLGPQREVIFTLNKKELRLIDDQLQKYFSDVYENAIKISESFDTYRDLMGNLREAYQSSLSSRANEIMRVFTAITTIFMPLTFLTGIYGMNFDFLPFVHAGWGAYVLLGIMVVLGCGMLYIFRKKEWL is encoded by the coding sequence ATGAAAATTAGACATGTGAGCAATGGTATTTTTACAACCGTGGACCAAATCGAGGGTACGCTTGTCGCCCCGGCGGAAGGCTTCTACTGGATAGACGCGGACGTCGAGGATCTGGTTGTGCTGCAGCCGCTGTTCGGCATGCACGACCTGGCCGTAGAGGATTGCTTGAATGAAGAAGAGCAGCGTCCCAAGATTGAAATTTATGAAAGCCATTATTTTATTGTCATTAACAGCATTCGATTCGACGATGAAGAAATTTTCCTGCGCGCGCTGAACATATTTTTGGGACAGCATTACATTATTACCGTTACCAAGCAGAAGATTAATGAGCTCCGTTCCTTGAAGCCGATATTGTGGGAGCAGGAGGTCAGCCGGCCTGACCAGTTTCTCTATTATTTGACCGACCTTGTAGTGGACAATTATTTCCTTGTCGGCGATCGGATCGACAATCGGATCGAGACGCTGGAGGAAGCCATCCTGATGCATACCCGCAAGTCCCATCTGAACGAAATTATTGGTCTGCGCGGGGAAATTCTGTGGGTGAGGAAGGTGCTGGGACCACAGCGCGAGGTGATCTTCACGCTTAACAAGAAGGAGCTTCGCCTGATTGACGACCAGCTTCAGAAGTATTTTAGCGACGTATACGAGAATGCCATCAAAATTTCGGAGTCCTTCGATACGTACCGCGATCTGATGGGCAACTTGCGAGAGGCCTACCAGTCGAGCCTGTCCAGCCGGGCCAATGAAATTATGCGCGTGTTCACGGCCATTACGACCATCTTCATGCCGCTGACGTTCCTGACGGGCATTTACGGCATGAACTTCGACTTCCTGCCCTTCGTCCATGCTGGCTGGGGCGCTTATGTGCTGCTTGGCATTATGGTGGTGCTGGGATGCGGCATGTTATATATTTTTCGCAAGAAGGAATGGCTATAG
- the metA gene encoding homoserine O-succinyltransferase translates to MPIKVPDHLPAKEVLNNENIFVMDESVAYQQDIRPLRIAILNLMPTKETTETQLLRLIGNTPLQVEVVLLHPRTHTSKNTSSDHLESFYKTFDEISHLYFDGMIITGAPVEHLPFEEVNYWEELKEIMEWTKRHVTSTFHICWASQAGLYYHFGVPKYNLDAKIFGVFPHTIADNKRNTQLLRGFDELFFVPQSRHTEVRREDIEPIEELEILSESNDSGIYIVASRDGKQIFVTGHSEYDPTSLKFEYDRDVARGLDIALPRNYFPGDNPSCMPLSTWRAHANLLFSNWLNYYVYQQTPYELGAGI, encoded by the coding sequence ATGCCAATCAAAGTACCGGATCACCTGCCGGCCAAGGAAGTATTGAACAACGAGAACATATTTGTCATGGACGAAAGCGTCGCTTACCAGCAGGACATTCGTCCGCTCAGAATCGCGATTCTGAATTTGATGCCGACCAAAGAAACAACGGAGACGCAGCTGCTTCGCTTAATTGGCAATACGCCGCTGCAAGTGGAGGTTGTGCTGCTTCATCCCAGAACCCATACGTCGAAGAATACCTCGTCCGATCATCTGGAGTCGTTCTACAAAACGTTCGACGAGATTTCGCATCTGTATTTCGACGGCATGATTATTACGGGAGCGCCTGTGGAGCATTTGCCGTTCGAAGAGGTCAACTACTGGGAAGAGCTGAAGGAAATTATGGAATGGACCAAACGCCATGTCACGTCAACCTTCCATATATGCTGGGCTTCCCAGGCAGGGCTGTATTACCACTTCGGAGTGCCGAAATATAACCTGGATGCCAAAATATTCGGCGTCTTCCCGCATACCATTGCGGACAACAAACGGAATACCCAGCTGCTTAGAGGATTTGACGAGCTGTTTTTTGTCCCGCAGTCTCGTCATACGGAGGTAAGGCGCGAGGATATCGAGCCCATCGAGGAGCTGGAAATTTTGTCGGAATCCAACGATTCGGGCATCTATATTGTCGCGTCGCGCGACGGGAAGCAAATTTTTGTGACGGGCCATTCCGAATATGATCCTACCTCGCTCAAATTTGAATATGACCGGGATGTGGCCAGAGGGCTGGATATTGCGCTTCCTAGGAATTATTTCCCGGGCGATAACCCGTCCTGTATGCCGCTCTCCACATGGAGAGCTCACGCCAATCTGCTGTTCTCTAATTGGCTTAACTATTATGTGTACCAGCAAACGCCTTATGAACTGGGCGCAGGCATCTGA
- a CDS encoding aminotransferase class I/II-fold pyridoxal phosphate-dependent enzyme, with translation MKIESQLAHIGSEKEPVTGAVSFPVYQATAFRHPKLGQSTGFDYARTKSPTRAVLEEAAAQLEAGDAGFACSSGMAALQTIFAYFSQGDHLIVSLDLYGGTYRLLERIMSRFGVTASYVDTNDIDAMSTLVTPNTKAVLIETPTNPLMMITDLERVCAWAKSKGLLTIVDNTLLTPYLQRPIELGADIVIHSATKYLGGHNDVLAGLIVTKGEELSQQMAILHNSIGAVLGPQDSWLLMRGMKTLALRMERHQYNATKIAEYLLEHPAIEEVYYPALPHHPGHDVQNRQSSGNTGIFSFRLKDARYVEPILRHIKLIAFAESLGGVESLMTYPAMQTHADIPEEIRKAIGVDDRLLRFSVGIEHVDDLIADLEGALAAAKLEIDER, from the coding sequence ATGAAAATCGAAAGTCAGTTGGCCCATATCGGCTCCGAGAAGGAGCCTGTAACGGGAGCGGTCAGCTTCCCGGTCTATCAAGCGACGGCATTCCGCCATCCCAAGCTAGGGCAGAGCACGGGATTTGATTATGCCCGAACCAAAAGTCCGACGCGCGCCGTGCTGGAGGAAGCAGCAGCACAGCTGGAAGCGGGAGACGCCGGCTTCGCTTGCAGCTCTGGAATGGCTGCCCTGCAAACGATTTTTGCTTATTTCAGCCAAGGCGACCATCTGATTGTATCGCTGGATTTGTATGGCGGCACATACAGGCTGCTGGAGCGCATTATGTCGAGATTCGGCGTAACGGCGTCCTACGTGGACACGAACGACATAGATGCCATGTCGACGCTGGTGACGCCAAATACCAAAGCGGTCCTGATCGAGACGCCAACCAATCCGCTTATGATGATTACGGATTTGGAGAGAGTTTGCGCGTGGGCGAAGTCCAAGGGCTTGCTTACGATTGTCGACAATACGCTGCTTACGCCCTATCTCCAGCGCCCCATCGAGCTGGGAGCCGATATCGTTATCCATAGCGCGACCAAATATTTGGGCGGGCATAACGACGTGCTTGCGGGCTTGATCGTGACCAAGGGCGAAGAGCTGTCCCAGCAGATGGCCATTCTTCACAATTCCATCGGCGCGGTTTTGGGTCCGCAGGATTCCTGGCTGCTGATGAGAGGGATGAAGACGCTGGCTCTCCGCATGGAGCGGCATCAGTACAACGCAACCAAAATCGCGGAATATTTGCTGGAGCATCCAGCGATTGAAGAGGTGTATTACCCGGCCCTGCCGCATCATCCTGGCCATGATGTCCAGAACAGGCAATCCTCGGGCAACACCGGCATCTTCTCGTTCCGCCTGAAGGATGCGCGTTATGTGGAGCCCATTCTCCGTCATATTAAATTGATCGCGTTTGCCGAGAGCCTTGGCGGCGTAGAATCGCTGATGACCTACCCGGCGATGCAGACGCACGCCGATATTCCGGAGGAAATCCGCAAAGCGATTGGCGTAGACGATAGGCTGCTGCGCTTCTCCGTCGGTATTGAGCATGTGGACGATCTGATCGCCGACCTCGAAGGAGCCTTGGCCGCGGCCAAGCTCGAAATCGACGAACGCTAA
- the mqnC gene encoding cyclic dehypoxanthinyl futalosine synthase, producing the protein MSAIDRILDKALRAERITLEEGMELLAYDGIEKLGHVANQIMLRHHPEPVTTFVVGRNVNYTNVCDVYCRFCAFYRAPGSKEGYVLDDEVILNKIQETKDVGGTEILMQGGTNPNLPFTYYLDLLRKIKTRFPDITMHSFSPAEIQKMKVVSDGLSLDEVVKQLHEAGLDSLPGGGAEILDDRTRRKISRLKGSWTDWMDVMDAAHRHGMNTTATMVYGLGETIEERALHMLRIRDQQDKVLANGYPSPGFLAFISWPFQPDNTNLKLEKAKPEEYLRIVAVSRIMLDNIPNFQSSWVTMGPEMGKLSLHYGCNDFGSTMIEENVVSAAGTTHKVNIDLILQLIRESGKIPAQRDTKYNILRMYNDTDKAERDFVMQN; encoded by the coding sequence ATGAGCGCGATAGACCGGATATTGGATAAGGCGCTGCGCGCCGAGCGCATTACGCTGGAAGAAGGAATGGAGCTGCTGGCTTACGATGGGATCGAGAAGCTGGGGCATGTCGCCAATCAAATTATGCTGAGGCACCACCCTGAGCCGGTAACGACATTTGTTGTGGGCCGCAATGTCAATTATACGAACGTATGCGACGTATATTGCCGCTTCTGCGCGTTCTACAGAGCGCCGGGCTCGAAGGAAGGATATGTGCTGGATGACGAGGTCATTTTAAATAAAATTCAGGAAACAAAGGATGTAGGCGGAACGGAGATTCTAATGCAGGGCGGCACCAATCCCAATCTGCCCTTCACTTATTATCTGGACCTGCTGCGCAAGATCAAGACCAGGTTCCCGGATATTACGATGCACTCCTTCTCGCCGGCCGAAATCCAGAAGATGAAGGTTGTCTCGGACGGGCTGTCGCTGGACGAGGTTGTCAAGCAGCTGCATGAAGCGGGGCTTGATTCGCTGCCGGGAGGCGGCGCGGAAATATTGGACGATCGAACCCGCAGAAAGATTAGTCGGTTGAAGGGCTCCTGGACGGATTGGATGGATGTGATGGACGCCGCTCACCGCCATGGCATGAATACAACCGCAACGATGGTGTATGGACTTGGCGAAACGATCGAGGAGCGGGCGCTTCATATGCTGCGCATCCGCGACCAGCAGGATAAGGTGCTTGCGAACGGGTATCCTTCGCCGGGCTTCCTGGCCTTTATTTCCTGGCCGTTCCAGCCGGACAATACGAATCTGAAGCTGGAGAAAGCAAAGCCTGAGGAATATCTCCGTATTGTGGCGGTTAGCCGGATTATGCTGGACAACATTCCGAACTTCCAATCGTCGTGGGTGACGATGGGACCGGAGATGGGCAAGCTGTCGCTTCATTATGGCTGCAATGACTTCGGCAGCACCATGATCGAAGAGAATGTCGTGTCCGCTGCAGGCACAACGCATAAGGTTAATATCGATCTCATCCTTCAGCTCATTCGTGAATCGGGCAAAATACCTGCTCAGCGCGATACCAAATACAATATTTTGCGCATGTATAACGATACCGACAAGGCGGAGCGGGATTTCGTTATGCAGAACTAA
- a CDS encoding putative sporulation protein YtxC: protein MDLFTVTMPSNHDESLQMLRDSLAKHVNADLHKLKPSAQAVVEFHIEGPLRIRCEASAAAFQLKADGPAVYKAAAHVIADYVISELEPQLLSAIIRKKYKNNPSMDAAIIEKYCYELLHGKEWESLGSRFHEADRTRRRNKVADELEKHLLEDTVLNIGGFLAFRLLPYRNELTDIVEYALDEYVLDKQYQEFISLLKYFVQLQESKVPIVHLLHKGGHEFTLYNESFQTLDPKPPADRLVAEMLETEMNIEDMVISSLISVSPKQITVHTRNPDMQVIRTIETIFDGRVNVCVKCSSCASTLDEWIQP, encoded by the coding sequence ATGGATTTGTTTACGGTAACGATGCCTTCGAATCATGACGAATCGCTTCAAATGCTGCGGGATTCGCTGGCCAAGCATGTAAACGCCGATTTACATAAGCTAAAGCCATCTGCCCAGGCTGTCGTGGAGTTTCATATAGAGGGACCGCTGCGCATTCGGTGTGAGGCGTCTGCCGCGGCCTTCCAGCTCAAAGCGGACGGACCAGCCGTCTATAAAGCGGCGGCACATGTCATTGCGGATTATGTAATCAGCGAGCTGGAGCCGCAGCTGCTGTCCGCTATCATCAGGAAGAAATACAAAAACAACCCGTCGATGGACGCGGCCATTATCGAAAAATATTGCTACGAGCTGCTCCATGGCAAGGAGTGGGAGTCGCTGGGCAGCCGCTTCCACGAGGCGGATCGGACACGGCGGCGCAATAAAGTGGCCGACGAGCTGGAGAAGCATCTGCTGGAGGATACGGTGCTCAATATCGGGGGCTTTCTGGCCTTTCGCCTGCTGCCGTATCGCAATGAGCTGACAGACATTGTGGAATACGCGCTGGATGAATACGTGTTAGATAAACAATACCAGGAGTTTATTTCCCTGTTGAAATATTTTGTCCAGCTGCAGGAGTCCAAGGTGCCTATTGTACATTTGCTGCACAAGGGCGGGCATGAATTTACGTTATACAACGAAAGCTTCCAGACACTGGATCCCAAGCCGCCCGCTGACCGGCTGGTCGCGGAGATGCTGGAGACGGAGATGAATATCGAGGATATGGTCATCAGCTCTCTGATCTCTGTCTCGCCCAAACAAATTACAGTGCACACCAGGAATCCTGATATGCAGGTCATCCGCACCATTGAAACGATATTCGACGGCAGAGTAAATGTCTGTGTGAAATGCTCATCCTGCGCCAGTACGCTGGATGAATGGATTCAGCCATAA
- the thrS gene encoding threonine--tRNA ligase, with protein sequence MSIKVAFPDGAIREYEAGTTIEDVAGSISPGLKKNAIAGKLDGKVVDVYTPIVKDAAIEIVTVDSVDGLEVYRHSTAHLLAQALKRIYGETTVKLGIGPVIEDGFYYDIDMEQSLTPDDLAAIEKEMGKIVNENLDIRRRVVGRSEAIAIFEELGDNLKLELIRDLPEDSELTIYDQGEFFDLCRGPHLPSTGRIKAFKLLSVAGAYWRGDSKNKMLQRIYGTAFPKKAQLDEHLHFLEEAKKRDHRKLGRELKTFTFSREVGQGLPLWLPHGSKIRRTMERYIVDMEERLGYQHVYTPVLANVDLYKISGHWEHYSEDMFPVMQMDNEELVLRPMNCPHHMMVFKSDMRSYRDLPVRIAELGTMHRYEMSGALTGLHRVRAMTLNDAHIFCRPDQIKEEFARVVNLIRKVYEDFGIKEYRFRLSYRDPQDTEKYFQNDEMWEMSQRMLREVVEELGLPFFEAEGEAAFYGPKLDVQIKTALGKEETLSTAQLDFLLPERFELEYIGEDGKKHRPVVIHRGIISTMERMTAFLLENFAGALPLWLSPVQAKVIPVSTHYEEYARQVAEKLQEAGIRVESDLRNEKLGYKIREAQLEKMPYMLVVGENEMQSGSVSIRKRGEGDIGAKTLDELITFLQSQIAAKE encoded by the coding sequence GTGAGCATTAAAGTAGCGTTCCCGGACGGAGCCATCCGAGAATATGAGGCCGGGACAACAATTGAAGACGTCGCGGGATCCATTAGCCCAGGGCTGAAGAAAAACGCGATCGCAGGCAAGCTGGACGGCAAGGTGGTCGATGTGTATACACCCATCGTGAAGGATGCCGCTATCGAGATTGTAACCGTTGATTCGGTAGACGGACTGGAGGTGTACCGTCATAGTACGGCGCATCTGCTGGCTCAGGCGTTGAAGCGGATTTATGGCGAAACAACCGTCAAGCTGGGCATCGGCCCCGTTATTGAGGACGGCTTCTATTATGATATCGATATGGAGCAATCGCTGACTCCGGATGATCTGGCCGCAATCGAGAAGGAAATGGGCAAGATTGTCAATGAGAACCTGGATATCCGCCGCAGAGTTGTTGGCCGCAGTGAGGCCATCGCAATCTTTGAGGAGCTGGGGGATAACCTGAAGCTTGAGCTTATCCGCGATTTGCCGGAGGACTCGGAGCTTACCATCTATGATCAAGGCGAGTTTTTTGACCTGTGCCGCGGGCCGCATCTGCCGTCCACTGGGCGCATCAAGGCGTTTAAGCTGCTGAGCGTTGCGGGGGCCTATTGGAGAGGCGACTCCAAAAACAAAATGCTGCAGCGCATCTACGGAACCGCCTTTCCCAAAAAAGCGCAGCTGGATGAGCATCTTCATTTCCTGGAGGAAGCGAAGAAGCGCGATCACCGCAAGCTGGGACGCGAGCTGAAGACGTTCACCTTCTCTCGCGAGGTTGGCCAGGGCTTGCCGTTATGGCTTCCGCATGGCTCCAAAATCCGCAGAACAATGGAGCGTTACATTGTAGACATGGAGGAGCGTCTGGGCTATCAGCACGTCTATACGCCGGTGCTTGCCAACGTGGATCTATACAAAATTTCCGGACACTGGGAGCATTACAGCGAAGACATGTTCCCGGTCATGCAGATGGACAATGAGGAGCTTGTGCTTCGTCCCATGAACTGCCCGCATCACATGATGGTGTTCAAGAGCGACATGCGCAGCTACCGTGATCTGCCGGTGCGCATCGCCGAGCTTGGCACGATGCACCGGTACGAAATGTCCGGCGCTTTGACAGGCCTGCACCGCGTGCGCGCCATGACCCTGAACGATGCGCATATCTTCTGCCGTCCTGACCAGATCAAAGAGGAGTTCGCACGTGTCGTCAACCTGATTCGCAAGGTATATGAGGACTTTGGCATCAAGGAGTACCGTTTCCGTCTGTCGTATCGGGACCCGCAGGATACGGAGAAATATTTTCAAAATGATGAAATGTGGGAAATGTCCCAGCGTATGCTGAGGGAGGTCGTAGAGGAGCTGGGCTTGCCATTCTTCGAGGCGGAAGGCGAAGCCGCGTTCTACGGACCGAAGCTGGACGTTCAGATCAAGACGGCGCTGGGCAAGGAAGAGACGCTCTCCACCGCGCAGCTGGACTTCCTGCTGCCTGAGCGCTTCGAGCTGGAGTATATCGGCGAGGACGGCAAGAAGCATCGCCCTGTCGTTATTCATCGGGGCATTATCAGCACCATGGAGCGTATGACGGCGTTCCTGCTGGAGAACTTCGCGGGCGCTCTGCCGCTCTGGCTGTCGCCAGTGCAAGCGAAGGTTATTCCGGTCTCCACCCACTATGAGGAGTACGCTCGCCAAGTGGCGGAGAAGCTGCAGGAAGCGGGTATCCGCGTAGAGAGCGACCTTCGCAACGAGAAGCTGGGCTACAAGATTCGGGAAGCGCAGCTGGAGAAAATGCCTTATATGCTCGTCGTCGGGGAAAACGAAATGCAGTCGGGCTCCGTATCTATCCGCAAACGGGGCGAAGGCGATATTGGCGCGAAGACGCTGGATGAGCTTATTACGTTCCTTCAGTCGCAGATCGCGGCCAAGGAATAA
- a CDS encoding 3D domain-containing protein, which yields MVTSFFLCARKWIGIAIALTISLEATALQSAAADAAAYEVLDAKASASNVIEVVATGYTAGVESTGKRPGHPGYGITYSGVKVRRDQVSTIAADPKLFPIGTLLFIPGYGYGVVADTGSAIKGNRIDLYFDTISEVYEQWGKRKVEVQVLRRGTGKLTETWLNDINEAVEVGKSIPQSYLES from the coding sequence ATGGTTACAAGCTTTTTTCTTTGTGCAAGGAAATGGATAGGGATCGCCATAGCGCTAACGATCAGTCTGGAAGCAACCGCCTTGCAAAGCGCTGCCGCAGATGCCGCGGCTTATGAAGTTCTGGATGCCAAGGCGTCCGCGTCGAATGTCATTGAGGTTGTGGCCACCGGCTATACGGCGGGCGTAGAATCCACCGGGAAGAGACCGGGCCATCCCGGTTATGGCATTACGTATTCCGGCGTCAAGGTTCGGAGAGACCAGGTATCGACAATAGCAGCAGACCCTAAGCTGTTCCCGATCGGCACGCTGCTGTTCATTCCCGGCTACGGCTACGGAGTGGTGGCGGACACTGGCTCAGCTATTAAAGGAAACCGCATCGATCTTTATTTCGATACAATTAGCGAGGTATACGAGCAGTGGGGCAAACGCAAGGTAGAGGTTCAGGTGCTGAGACGCGGCACCGGCAAGCTGACGGAAACGTGGCTGAACGACATTAACGAGGCCGTGGAGGTTGGCAAGTCGATTCCGCAATCGTACCTGGAATCGTAA